Within Psychrobacter sp. AH5, the genomic segment CCTTGGCGGAGTTTACCTTAGACCCTAAAAACAGTTTTATTCCTAAATCAACGCTGCAAATTTTACAGCAAATACAAAGCTGCGGCGTCAAAGTTGCTATCGTCACCGGGCGTAGCCTTGTTGAAGCTAGGCAAATGCTGTCCCCTTTAGATCTGCCGTTTGCCGCAACCCATGGGTTAGAGATTGCTCTTGGCAAGGGCCTTAATAACATCGAGAAAAGCGACAATACTGTCAATGTTGCCGGCGTCAATAGCGCTGAGCTGGCTGTCATAAAGCAAGCTATTGCTCAATCTAGCCAGCCTTATAATGAGCTTAGCGTAGAGAATAAACCTTACTCTATCGCGCTGCATTTTCGAGAAGACCCTACTTTGGCGGACGTAGCCTATAACATTATGACAAAGACCCTCGAGCACTATCCTAACTGGGTATTAAAGCCTGGCAAATACGTTTGGGAAATAGTGCCCAAAGGTGCCGATAAAGGCTCTGCAATTATTAGCTTATTACAACAGATGAGCGCTAATGATACTCTTTGTCCTATTTTTATTGGTGATGATAGCACTGACGAAGCAGGATTTATAGCTGTTCAACAGGCGTACAGCTCGATAGTAAAACAGCATAACATAATAAAAGGCATGGGCATTAAGGTAGGAGATGAGACTAGTTGCGCCCATTATCGGGTTAATGACATTGCTGAGGTTACTACTTTACTCAGCAGCTTTTTAAGATTTTGCCAAACCTCTTCTGCACCATCGTTTAAACCAGCAGACGCTCACTTTTCACTGACAAAGACAATAGGAGGCCAATGCTATGAACCGCTTAATTGTCTTATCTAACCGGGTAACCCTACCTGACAATCAGCCTATGGCAGGCGGGCTTGCAGTAGCGCTGCAAGATATTTTACAAGGAAGCTCAGTGATTTGGATGGGCTGGAATGGCAAGGTTGTAAAGGGCCATAATGACGGTACTGACAATGACTTTAGTATTTATAATAATGCAACTTTAACAAATACTAAGCCGTCACCTACCACCAAGTGTCTAACTTATATGACCACCCCTTTTACCCATGCGCAATATCAGCAATTTTACTGTGGATTTGCCAATAATGTGCTGTGGCTGCTATTGCATGAACGCCCTGAACTAATAAGCCAGGCGGCTGATGACTATCTAGGCTACCAAGAGGTGAACCGGCTTTTTGCGCAGCAAATCAAACAGATCATTGAGCCTGATGATGTGATTTGGGTGCATGATTATCATTTTTTGAGCGTGGCTTATTATTGCCGAAAGCTTGGAATCAGCAATCGTATAGGCTTGTTTTTACATATTCCCTTTGCGCCCCTAAGCTTTTGGCAACTGCTTGAGCAAAGCGCTGAGCTGATTGCTCACCTTAGTCATTATGATGTGCTTGGCACCCAGACTGAGCACGATAAGACCAACTGTCTGGCGGTTTTGCAACATTATTTAAAAGAGCGCTTATTACCAAACCGTCTTTTAGCTGATTTACCTATCAATACTTACTCTACAAAAGATGATTTTATTGATGCCTATCGATCAGCGGTTAACGAGCTGTTGATCCGTTTAGAGGTAAGAGCTCAGCATTCGCTCATTGTTAAGGCTTATCCCATCGGCGTCAATGTGTCAAAGATACAGCAACAGGTCGCTCATTTGTGGTCGTCTTCAACATCATCTATCAAAGCCAATAAGCAAACTATCAAGCCTGCTACTCAGCAGATCATCGCGGTAGATCGAATCGATTACTCCAAAGGCTTATTAAAGCGTTTTTCGGCGTATCGCGCTTTTTTGCAGCACTATCCTCACTATAAAAACCAGCTACAACTGCTACAAACTGCCTGTCCTAGTCGTTTAGACTTGCCAGCTTATCAGCGCCTCTACGATAAAGTGAGACGGGCTATCACTGAGGTGAATCAGCAATTTTCACCTCATGCATGTACGCCTAATAGCCTTAAAGCGGACACGGTTAGCGCTAATAAAGCAGTTGATTGGCAAGCGATTGACTATAGCGAGCAGGTACTAGATCACAAGGCGTTGATGGGCTTATTTTCGCAAAGCGATGTGGGCTGGGTGAACTCGCTTAAAGATGGCATGAACTTGGTCGCCAAAGAGTATATTGCCGCGCAAAATCCTGACAATCCTGGCGTGTTGTTACTCTCACGTTATGCAGGAGCCGCTGAGCAAATGCAAGAGGCGCTCATTATCGATCCGCTGCAAATCGAGAGTATGATTCAAGGGTTAAGGGTAGCTCTAACCATGCCCCTAGTTGAGCGCCAAGCTCGCTATCAAAAACTGCTACAAGGGCTACAAACAGATAACCTGCAAGCTTGGCAACAACGGTTTTTAGAGGATTTATACAACCCCAGCCCTTATCAGAACCAGACCCAAAGCTTGGGAGCGCAGCAAAGCCCACTACCTGAATCACAATGAACACTTGGAGACTCTCATGCTACTGCTAGAGACAAAAAACCCTTTATTATTAGCGATCAAAACCAGTATAGAAGACATCTTACACGCTGATACTCAAGCTATGAGCACTTTTAGTTTAAGTGATGACTTACGTCATAAAATCCTAAGCTGCTTAGTATCTTATAGCGCTAAGATTCCGCATCCGGCAAGTTATAATGCGAATGCCGATAACGCTTTATCGAACACTTTAATTCGCTGGCAGATTTTGGCTTATGTTGCTGGTCTTGATTTGACGATTGCTAAATGGTTCGAATCGCATCTAGATGCTTTGAGTATCTTACATGAGCTAGGCTATGAGCAGGCTGCTAAGGGGTTATGGGCAGTTTGGGCGGCAGAAGGTCATCCCGATCCGATACGTTATAGTCAAGGCAAAGCGCGCGGCACCAAAGCGTGGTGCTCGGGAGCAAATAGTGTCGATAATGGCTTACTCACTTATCGCGATGAGCAAGCTAGGTCCTGTCTGCTTATCATAAATATGCACCAGCAAGGCATTGCGATTGACAATAGTGCATGGCAAGCGGTAGGCATGCAGGCGACTGATACCGCTACTATTCAATTTAATGAAGTAGCGGCCCGACCAGTGGGAGCGGCGAGTGCCTATTTAGATCGCGCGGGATTTTGGCATGGCGCAGCGGGCGTTGCGGCTTGCTGGTATGGCGCTAGCGCAAAGCTAGCGAGCTACTTGATAAGCGCTTATCAGCAAAAACCGCACGCTTATAAAGCGATGTATTTAGGCCAAATCAGTACCGCTTTGGCAGTCAATCAGCAGTATTTTTATTATGTTGCCAAGCTAATAGATACTCAGCCAAAGGTTAGTCATGAGCTGGTGATTCGTCAGCTAAGAGCGAACACCGAGCAACTGGCGCGGAAAGT encodes:
- the otsB gene encoding trehalose-phosphatase, translated to MTLGRSIDVSSSPRYIPPQHFTDYLSYQQNYALFLDIDGTLAEFTLDPKNSFIPKSTLQILQQIQSCGVKVAIVTGRSLVEARQMLSPLDLPFAATHGLEIALGKGLNNIEKSDNTVNVAGVNSAELAVIKQAIAQSSQPYNELSVENKPYSIALHFREDPTLADVAYNIMTKTLEHYPNWVLKPGKYVWEIVPKGADKGSAIISLLQQMSANDTLCPIFIGDDSTDEAGFIAVQQAYSSIVKQHNIIKGMGIKVGDETSCAHYRVNDIAEVTTLLSSFLRFCQTSSAPSFKPADAHFSLTKTIGGQCYEPLNCLI
- a CDS encoding trehalose-6-phosphate synthase is translated as MNRLIVLSNRVTLPDNQPMAGGLAVALQDILQGSSVIWMGWNGKVVKGHNDGTDNDFSIYNNATLTNTKPSPTTKCLTYMTTPFTHAQYQQFYCGFANNVLWLLLHERPELISQAADDYLGYQEVNRLFAQQIKQIIEPDDVIWVHDYHFLSVAYYCRKLGISNRIGLFLHIPFAPLSFWQLLEQSAELIAHLSHYDVLGTQTEHDKTNCLAVLQHYLKERLLPNRLLADLPINTYSTKDDFIDAYRSAVNELLIRLEVRAQHSLIVKAYPIGVNVSKIQQQVAHLWSSSTSSIKANKQTIKPATQQIIAVDRIDYSKGLLKRFSAYRAFLQHYPHYKNQLQLLQTACPSRLDLPAYQRLYDKVRRAITEVNQQFSPHACTPNSLKADTVSANKAVDWQAIDYSEQVLDHKALMGLFSQSDVGWVNSLKDGMNLVAKEYIAAQNPDNPGVLLLSRYAGAAEQMQEALIIDPLQIESMIQGLRVALTMPLVERQARYQKLLQGLQTDNLQAWQQRFLEDLYNPSPYQNQTQSLGAQQSPLPESQ
- a CDS encoding acyl-CoA dehydrogenase, which encodes MLLLETKNPLLLAIKTSIEDILHADTQAMSTFSLSDDLRHKILSCLVSYSAKIPHPASYNANADNALSNTLIRWQILAYVAGLDLTIAKWFESHLDALSILHELGYEQAAKGLWAVWAAEGHPDPIRYSQGKARGTKAWCSGANSVDNGLLTYRDEQARSCLLIINMHQQGIAIDNSAWQAVGMQATDTATIQFNEVAARPVGAASAYLDRAGFWHGAAGVAACWYGASAKLASYLISAYQQKPHAYKAMYLGQISTALAVNQQYFYYVAKLIDTQPKVSHELVIRQLRANTEQLARKVIEVMGQALGAAPFCSNAHFARLAADLPVFIRQSHGAFDLQKIGELASESIGPLSKNPLIRQEDLWQL